A single window of Hippocampus zosterae strain Florida chromosome 15, ASM2543408v3, whole genome shotgun sequence DNA harbors:
- the atg9b gene encoding autophagy-related protein 9B has protein sequence MANLEAYREYQRIEDLEEDSPPGEEDLLLHVPEGLKDSWHHIKNLDNFFTRIYHFHQKNGFACMMLSEFFELVQFLFVVTFTTFLVNCVDYDVLFANRAVNHTGPGHNPLDRSKVTIPDALLPSQQCTQIIQENSWIIFLLTMAAIFWLYRLIKVICNVLSYWEIRQFYIKALKIRMDELCNFTWQEVQDRLISLQREQQMCIHKKELTELDIYHRILRFKNYMVAMINKSLLPVRIQLPLVGDVVFLTQGLKYNFELILFWGPGSLFQNKWNLHPKYKRSSNRLELAQQLSRVILIMGVANLLLCPFILVWQVLYAFFSYTEIVRREPGSLGARRWSLYGRLYLRHFNELNHELHGRLGRGYKPTSKYMNSFTSPLLTVLAKNVAFFSGSVLAVLIVLTVYDEDVLTVQHILTGITVLGVVITITRSFIPDEHMVWCPEQLLQCMLAHIHYMPDHWRGSANKSETRDEVAQLFQYKAVFILEELLSPIITPFILIFLLRNKSLEIIDFFRNFTVEVIGVGDICSFAQMDIRRHGNPTWLSEGQTEASVYQQAENGKTELSLMHFTIKNPHWQPPLDSSVFISHLKEKVQHDAQGGPSTQLLLSEAPLCTSLQSNESATRPENLLASVLAHPVLTASGLQGRDHRFIPPSTAASAAASVLASLSTSQLLHTGRGHAQRNQASSIHQESTIYHSDRTILDSMSFSDSRLRSNALHSEFASAEMSLHAIYLHELHQQTSHPQRSSGLWHSTVPMTELHGNTGYLAHVGSTPSLVTPVHLGGWREEDEDEEGEEEINNASTLKQDTRTL, from the exons GCCTGAAAG ATTCATGGCACCACATCAAGAACTTGGATAACTTCTTCACTCGAATAT ATCATTTTCATCAAAAGAATGGCTTCGCCTGCATGATGCTGTCAGAGTTCTTTGAACTTGT TCAGTTTTTGTTCGTCGTCACGTTCACAACATTCTTGGTCAACTGTGTGGATTATGATGTCCTGTTCGCCAACCGTGCTGTCAATCACACGGGGCCGGGCCACAACCCGTTGGACAGAAGCAAGGTCACCATCCCCGATGCCCTTTTGCCCAGCCAGCAGTGCACTCAGAT CATCCAAGAGAACAGTTGGATCATATTTCTTCTCACCATGGCAGCCATCTTCTGGCTCTATCGACTCATCAAGGTCATTTGCAATGTCCTGAGCTACTGGGAAATCCGGCAGTTCTACATTAAAGCGCTGAAGATCAGAATG GATGAACTATGCAACTTCACATGGCAGGAAGTCCAGGACCGTCTCATCAGCCTGCAGCGAGAGCAGCAAATGTGCATCCACAAGAAAGAGCTGACAGAACTGGACATCTATCACCGCATCCTGCGCTTCAAGAACTACATGGTGGCCATGATCAACAAATCCCTGCTCCCCGTGCGAATACAGCTCCCCCTAGTGGGTGATGTTGTGTTCCTCACGCAGGGCTTAAAGTACAACTTTGAGCTCATCCTCTTCTGGGGCCCAGGCTCGCTGTTCCAGAACAAGTGGAACCTGCACCCCAAGTACAAGCGCAGCAGCAATCGGCTGGAGCTGGCGCAGCAGCTCAGCAGGGTCATCCTGATCATGGGCGTGGCCAATCTGCTGCTTTGTCCTTTCATACTGGTGTGGCAGGTGCTCTACGCATTCTTCAGTTACACAGAGATCGTCCGCCGCGAGCCCGGAAGTCTGGGCGCACGTCGCTGGTCTCTCTACGGAAGACTGTACCTGCGCCACTTCAATGAGCTGAACCACGAACTGCACGGACGCTTGGGCCGAGGCTACAAGCCCACGTCCAAATACATGAACTCCTTCACGTCGCCGCTGCTCACAGTTCTTGCTAAAAATGTTGCCTTCTTCTCGGGCTCTGTGTTGGCCGTGCTCATTGTGCTGACTGTCTACGACGAAGACGTCCTGACGGTGCAACACATTCTGACTGGCATCACCGTGCTGGGAGTGGTTATCACCATCACCAG GTCCTTCATCCCAGACGAGCATATGGTTTGGTGCCCAGAACAGCTTTTGCAGTGCATGCTGGCCCACATCCACTATATGCCCGACCACTGGAGGGGAAGTGCTAACAAGAGTGAAACCCGTGATGAGGTGGCACAGCTGTTCCAGTACAAAGCG GTGTTCATCCTGGAGGAGCTGCTCAGTCCTATCATTACGCCCTTTATTCTCATCTTCCTGCTGAGGAACAAGTCTCTGGAGATCATCGACTTCTTCAGGAACTTTACGGTGGAGGTGATTGGTGTGGGAGACATCTGCTCCTTTGCACAAATGGACATCAGACGCCACGGGAATCCAACT TGGCTGTCCGAGGGCCAGACGGAGGCGTCGGTGTACCAGCAGGCCGAGAATGGCAAGACGGAGTTGTCGCTCATGCACTTCACCattaagaacccacactggcagCCACCGCTGGATAGCTCGGTGTTCATCAGCCACCTGAAGGAGAAGGTGCAACATGATGCGCAAGGCGGTCCTTCCACGCAGCTCCTGCTTTCTGAGGCTCCTCTGTGTACCTCTCTGCAGTCCAACGAGTCTGCTACCAGG CCTGAAAATCTGCTGGCCAGCGTCCTGGCGCACCCCGTTCTCACCGCGTCAGGACTACAAGGCAGAGATCACCGCTTTATCCCACCAAGTACAGCAGCATCAGCCGCCGCCAGTGTCCTGGCCTCTTTGTCCACTTCCCAGCTGCTGCACACTGGGCGGGGACACGCGCAACGCAACCAAGCTTCCTCAATACATCAAGAGAGCACCATCTACCACAGTGATCGAACCATTCTCGACAG TATGTCATTCAGTGATAGCCGTTTAAGAAGTAATGCGCTGCACTCGGAGTTTGCCTCAGCAGAGATGAGCCTTCACGCTATCTACCTGCATGAG CTCCACCAGCAGACGTCGCACCCGCAGAGAAGTTCAGGGCTTTGGCATAGCACGGTGCCAATGACTGAGCTGCATGGCAACACTG GTTACCTCGCCCACGTTGGTTCTACGCCATCTTTGGTCACACCGGTGCATCTTGGTGGGTGGCGcgaagaagatgaggatgaggaaggTGAAGAAGAGATAAATAATGCATCTACTTTGAAACAGGACACCAGGACTCTTTGA